The Thioalkalivibrio thiocyanodenitrificans ARhD 1 nucleotide sequence ACTCCAGAATGCGGAATTCCCGCTCCCCGGGCCGACCCAGGTACCGGTAACCGTCATGGAGCACCAGGTAGCGCTGGCCGGTCACGGGATCCACCTTGCTTTCCGCGCGCCGGGCGGTGACCACCTCGGTGCCGTCCGCGCCCCGGGACTGGATGAACACATCGCGCATGGCGGCGCCGTCCGGCGTATAGCCTTCGATGAAGAACACGCGTCCGCCCACCCGGGACTCCAGAAACCGCCCCGGCGACACGCCCAGCAGTTCGGAACGACGTTCCACATCCATGCGCACCTGATCGATGGTCGCCGACGCCAGGGGCGCACCCCAGAACACCAGCACCGTGAGCAATGCCGTCATGGGCGCGGTCACCCAGGCAATGGTCTGATACAACCGCGCAGGCCCGACGCCGCAGGCCTGCAACGCCGCCATCTCGCTGTCCTTGTACAGGCGCCCCAGGCCCAGCATGAGGGCGAGGAAAAGGGACACCGGCAACAGAAGGATCAGTCCGCGCACCGAACCGAGCGCCACCAGCGTCATCAGCACGTCCGCCGGAATGCGCCCCTCAGCGGCTTCGCGCAGCATGCGGGCGACGGTCCCGCCGACGATGATCAGCAGCAGCACCAGGGTCACGGCCAGATGCGTGCCCAGCATCTCCCGCATCAGATAGCGGTTGAGGACATTGGGCCGGGCCGCGCTCAAGCCCATTCGGCAGCCCTTCCCCCGGACGCCCGGCGTGGTGATAAGCGGTCAACTCTCATAGAATGCATAAACCTCAATCAGGCAACCCGCGTTCGCGGCATGACATCGCGAACCCCCATCAGCATACCCGAGGAAAGGCATGGAATTTTCAGTCAAGAGCGGCAACCCGGAAAAACAGCGCAGCGCC carries:
- the lptF gene encoding LPS export ABC transporter permease LptF is translated as MGLSAARPNVLNRYLMREMLGTHLAVTLVLLLIIVGGTVARMLREAAEGRIPADVLMTLVALGSVRGLILLLPVSLFLALMLGLGRLYKDSEMAALQACGVGPARLYQTIAWVTAPMTALLTVLVFWGAPLASATIDQVRMDVERRSELLGVSPGRFLESRVGGRVFFIEGYTPDGAAMRDVFIQSRGADGTEVVTARRAESKVDPVTGQRYLVLHDGYRYLGRPGEREFRILEFRTHGVRVPDPEGSRRGGVDSMSTRELIGSTHRHERAEMQWRISIPVSMVLLAALALPLSHTTNPRGGRFAKLTAAIGVYIVYANFLILGKSWYASGQTPAWLGMWWVHAALVALTLALLWRQRGLRVRRRAGLGEAGA